One genomic region from Terriglobus aquaticus encodes:
- a CDS encoding glycosyltransferase family 4 protein → MNLLLIAYECSPYRGSEWAVGWGRLLQAARVADVHCIVSETNFADLERARMEGLVPANAHIHTPAPDAELRRLEQQPVHFDYNYTAYHHWHTLAFALAQQLHREVGFHVAHQSTVCTVREPGLLHQLGIPFVWGPFGGTQNFPTRMLGVLPLSEAAKELARTLLNKVILRTSPSIRTAAHRASVILGANTTTVRDMQRIVPGSKVQRLLETGLNEVPEPDRTRFLQRVEDEEQRRHPRPLRILWSGQLRPRKALPILLRALAVLPAEVHFELDILGDGPMLKQWKHEADAIPSANPVRFLGRLPFQRAVQAMQTADLFCFTSLRDTSGNVVLEALAAGVPVVCFDHQGAHDMVDETCGIRIPVTTPGRAIADWSAAIHKLATDQHRLLALSQGATERARQFLWSVNGDHVNSIYFQLAARAADTP, encoded by the coding sequence ATGAATCTGCTTCTCATCGCCTACGAGTGCTCCCCGTATCGCGGCTCCGAGTGGGCCGTTGGCTGGGGACGCCTGCTGCAGGCGGCGCGCGTTGCGGACGTCCATTGCATCGTCAGCGAAACGAACTTTGCAGACCTCGAGCGTGCCCGCATGGAAGGCCTCGTTCCCGCGAACGCGCATATCCATACCCCGGCACCGGACGCAGAGCTCCGGCGCCTCGAGCAGCAGCCTGTTCACTTCGACTACAACTACACCGCCTACCATCACTGGCACACGCTGGCCTTTGCTCTCGCGCAGCAACTCCACCGCGAAGTCGGCTTCCACGTCGCGCACCAGAGCACTGTCTGTACCGTCCGCGAGCCCGGCCTGCTCCACCAACTCGGCATCCCGTTTGTCTGGGGACCGTTTGGCGGCACGCAGAACTTCCCCACGCGCATGCTCGGTGTGCTGCCACTGAGCGAAGCTGCCAAAGAACTCGCCCGCACACTGCTCAACAAAGTGATCCTGCGAACCAGTCCCAGCATTCGCACGGCCGCGCACCGTGCCTCTGTCATCCTCGGCGCCAACACAACCACGGTGCGCGACATGCAGCGCATCGTCCCGGGCAGCAAGGTACAGCGCCTGCTTGAGACCGGGCTGAACGAGGTTCCCGAGCCCGACCGCACTCGTTTCCTCCAGCGCGTGGAGGACGAAGAGCAGAGAAGACATCCGCGTCCTCTGCGCATCCTCTGGAGCGGCCAACTCCGCCCACGCAAGGCTCTGCCCATTCTGCTGCGTGCCCTCGCGGTGCTCCCGGCCGAAGTTCACTTCGAGCTCGACATTCTCGGCGACGGTCCCATGCTAAAGCAGTGGAAGCACGAAGCCGACGCAATTCCAAGCGCGAACCCCGTGCGCTTTCTCGGGCGCCTGCCGTTTCAGCGAGCCGTACAGGCCATGCAGACCGCCGACCTCTTCTGCTTCACCAGTCTTCGAGACACCAGCGGCAACGTGGTCCTGGAAGCCTTGGCGGCCGGCGTTCCCGTCGTTTGCTTCGACCACCAGGGCGCGCACGACATGGTCGACGAGACCTGCGGCATCCGCATCCCTGTGACCACACCGGGTCGCGCCATTGCAGACTGGTCTGCCGCGATCCACAAGCTCGCGACAGACCAGCATCGCCTGCTCGCTCTAAGCCAGGGCGCCACCGAGCGGGCCCGTCAGTTCCTCTGGTCTGTGAACGGTGACCACGTCAACTCCATTTACTTTCAACTCGCCGCGCGCGCAGCCGATACACCATAG
- a CDS encoding polysaccharide biosynthesis/export family protein has translation MFHRHSLRRTCTRCGAAILIAGALCLCMRAQTTRDDPNGAVRTSEAMVGTSGEYLLRPGDVVQVNYRFTPEFDDTATVSPDGRLTLKNIGLVPAAGGTVAELQEHIVKAASTQLVNPEVTVTLKEFERPQITVGGEVNLPGHFDLRKPTTALGAILMAGGPKQDSAMNHVFLFRRINGELAETFVLHLNHLHEGEHTKDDILLKPDDMILVRHDKLSTVERYMKLVNLGVYFNPVGNGLF, from the coding sequence ATGTTTCACCGCCATTCGCTACGCCGCACCTGCACTCGCTGCGGCGCCGCCATTCTGATCGCAGGCGCTCTGTGCCTCTGCATGCGCGCCCAGACCACGCGCGACGACCCCAACGGCGCCGTACGCACCTCAGAAGCCATGGTCGGAACCAGTGGCGAGTATTTGCTGCGCCCCGGCGACGTCGTCCAGGTCAACTACCGGTTCACGCCCGAATTCGACGACACCGCAACCGTATCGCCCGACGGTCGCCTCACCCTCAAGAACATCGGGCTTGTTCCAGCGGCTGGAGGCACCGTTGCCGAACTGCAGGAGCACATCGTCAAGGCAGCCTCCACGCAACTCGTAAACCCGGAAGTCACGGTCACGCTCAAGGAGTTCGAACGGCCTCAGATCACAGTCGGTGGTGAAGTGAACTTGCCCGGCCACTTCGATCTACGCAAGCCAACCACCGCACTTGGCGCCATCCTCATGGCTGGCGGCCCCAAACAGGATTCCGCCATGAACCACGTCTTCCTGTTTCGTCGCATCAACGGGGAACTCGCGGAGACGTTCGTCCTCCACCTGAATCACCTGCACGAAGGCGAACACACCAAGGACGACATCCTGCTGAAGCCAGACGACATGATCCTGGTCCGCCACGACAAGCTCTCAACCGTCGAGCGCTATATGAAGCTGGTCAATCTCGGCGTCTACTTCAACCCCGTAGGCAACGGCCTCTTTTAG